In Ornithodoros turicata isolate Travis chromosome 1, ASM3712646v1, whole genome shotgun sequence, the DNA window CTGCGCCCGCAGACGACGCACAGAACTGTCTATTTTGATCGCAGACGACACTTGGTCTTGTTTATTTCGCTCGCACAAGACACAGAGACTCGCAGATAATGATTAGGACCACGTATATCTTGCTTGCAGACGATCGACAAACTTCCTGACAAGGTTTTGCTGCTCATTTTTTCCTACCTACCCCAAAGAGAAATCGGCCGTCTGGCACGGGTATGCCGCAAGTGGCGTATGGTATCCGCGGATTCGCGGCTCTGGAGCCACGTCTCACTGCGGCCCGAAGTGTCCGGCCTGCACGTCTCCAGCATCGAGAAGCTTCTGGCACTGATTTCGGTGCGGTTCGGGCCATCGCTTCGCTACATCGAATTGCCTATCGAGCTCATCACGCACACTGTCCTTCATGAGCTCGGCAACAAATGTCCCAACTTGACGCACATGTTGCTCGACTTCTCGACCGCCATGCAGTTGCACGATTTCAACGATCTTCACACTTTCCCGACCAAGCTGCGCGTCATGTGCATCTGCCTCTCGGAAGTCATCTTCATGGAAGGTTTCATGCGAAAGATTTACAACTTCATAAATGGAATTGAAGTATTGCACTTGATCGGTAAGTTGTAATGTCAATGTGCACTTAGATAATGTAGTATATCATCGTTTTACACAGTGTGAAAATGTACCGGCAGATGTCCAAGCTTTCTACTGTGACAGCTGAAGCGTACGAGAGAGGTTTAAGGGAGTTGTGACCACCAATTAACGAAAAAGATAAAATTTGTATCCGTGTGAATTTGCATTTCAAGTTTTACGACAAAGGTGGTAAAACGCACCGCGAATCTCAGCCAAATGATGCCAATTCCTcacgacgtcagagcctttgAGTTGAAAGGGTTTCGCCAAGTACGACACGAGGGAAAAGaattctttttttccctcaatGTTCTGACGTGTAGAAGTACAACGGAACAAGAAATACGAAAACGTCACAAAGTCCCGTTACGAACTGTGATTGTGTCCATTCCTTCCCTGACAGGAACCTACGAGAAAgtggaagaggaagaagaagagatCTACGAAGTAATCAACATCCACAAGCTGAAGAGCGCCGTCCCCAATCTGCGTTGCGTCAACATGTACGGTATCGCTTTCGTGGACGACAGCCACGTGGAAGCCTTCAGCAGCAACTGCATTCAGCTCGAATGTCTGTGCCTCAATTTCTGCACCAAGGTCACGGGATCGACGCTCAAGCTTCTGTTCCAGAGATGCAAAAAGCTGCGCACACTTCTCATGCAACAGACAGGCCAGTTCATAGTTTCTGCCGTTTTCACCTTTTCTAGATGTGTCCGCGTATATAACGAGACACGATTGTGGGAATTTCATACACGCGCAAATTTAGCCATATAAATAAGCGTTGTCATTGAACGAGAATGTTTCTCTCAAGGTGCCTACGTCATTGATGCTTACCACTTTGTAATAACTCGGAAGCAAAATGTCGATTTTTAGAAAAATCCGTCCTCGGCGTTTCGCCAGCGTCCTGTAAAGGGTGCTCCGCCGCAATAACTAAGTCTGTACCAGGAAGCCCACTTTACAGTTCTCGCGCAATCTCTAGAGGTGCGCGCGGACAACATTGAAACCCACGTACACCAGTGTTGGGGATTTGAAATCTCGAATTTGATTTAAATCTGGATTTAAATCTGCAAGAGAGACGGGAAGATATGATTTAGATTTGATTGGCGGCTTCATTGTGAACAGGACTTGGGTTTGGATGGAATCACGTTTTTTCTCTCAAAGATTTGGATTCGCATAATTTGCCATGCTAGCGCGACCGTGGCGCAACGCTTACTCCGGCTGCCTTTGCTATACTTTCTAATGTAATGCTGTCAGTAAATCAATGCACTCTAATATTCAACGAATAGGTCACTCAGGAAACCTTGGCCACTCTTCGTAAGGTAAAAGGTAGTTCTTCGGCGGTACCGCCCGAACACTGCAAGTGGTAGTGAGTCCGGTAGTTTGGTAGTGAGTCCGGTAGtttggtagtgagtccggcgcagcgaattacatcctgtactgtcaaacttgggctgtaggaccacagtcatgcagatgatcgtaccatgcatttgtccaaaatcatttgaaagtaactgttcaatgcatatattgcgcgcatatacgagcaaaaatgcgtgcgggcacgcaaactcaatgtggatcatcaagaaccatttgcgcccaactgaatcaagcgaggtattccgcttttttcgtctaaggttttcagttgctaggtattcattgagcttcgtgagacaaggtgctagtctttttttctttgtctcggACGTGccattatgcatcttaatgttgaatgccgttcataatgaatctgtattctactgtatactgtgttctaacgtaataacatgtacaaataaaacgggaaagctgctcaggtatgtcaccattgtgccacgatactttccgtgtctaagaaaaaatccgtaagtggaaccttcaccgagcatacccccccccccccccctccagcagtgaatttctggggaaatcactgcagTTATACGAGCACGATATCAAACGCTCTACCACGTCCAACTGCACCGTTCCAGGTCTAAAAGCAGAACATCTTATGGCACTGGACTGGGAAAACACGGGACTCCAAGAACTAGACATAACAGCAACCGAGCTGCCCACGGAATGCCTGAGTGACCTGCTCGCGCGACTCCCCGGCTTGCGCTATCTGAGTGCTGGTCAACAGGACGGCTTCAACGACCAGGTCTGCGTCTCGAGTTCAACCGTGTCTGGGTACTAGACTAGGAAATTCTTTCAGGTCTTGAAGGACTGGATGGAGAAAGGCAACGTGAAAAACCTGATGGCCCTCGACCTGGACCGCAATGAGAACCTTTCCGAGGAGGCCCTCCTCAAACTGATTCGTCTGCAGGGAAACTGTCTCCAGGGCCTCGTCTTGTCGGGGATCCCCCACTTGGGAGAGCAGTTCTGGGCTACTTCAATACCCATGCTCAAGAGTATTCGGTATGGGCTTATCTCCGTGGATAACCATTTttgaatacagtcaaccctcgatttatgaacaccctcggttccccgaaaaatcgttcataaatcgagggattcataaatcgaaaattcagttaactgagtactatcgagcaaatgcaacagtatttccgagttgggattgtgtttataatgccatatattgtgtaattttgcttttgaccatgccttctgctgtatcaatttcacaaagaacagacgttagcgcattcacattctgtttattatgcaatactgaattgtttaattttgcttcggccatgccttccgctgtgtcaatcttggaaataagagatgtcatcacattcgcactggactggtctcggatttcctccgggatttttaacctccgtttattaatctccgggttacagcgaccaccttattcatcaactgaggtcaggaacacttggtcgcaccttgtgcgaccccggaaatccccgtttgttgttcggatttcgaggggttaagaaccgagggtgcaatacctggaaaacgttttgtccgttcaggcgtcattcataagaccacggaattatccctttgaaggtttctattgacctcggaacgatccgttcataaattgagggcaaaaacgctgggcaactcctagttggttcccagaaattccgttcattattcgaatatcgaggttcataaaacgagggaaaaatgaatggaaaaagttggttccccgtgctcgtgttcataaaacgagggaattcataaatcgaaggtccataaatcgagggttgactgtattcggTATTTACCGAGAAATCGGATCCCCGTGACATCCCCAAAATAAGGTGTAAACAAGTCGGATCCATATCGAGGGAGAACGCATGCATGATCTCACTTTTTCGCGCCCTGACTCCACAACAAAAGTACCTTTCTCGAACTCATCATTATAACCTTACATTATCTTTTCTATCCGTAGAATCCTTGTGGCAGGCATGTCCACCGGATGCTGCAAGAAGATCCACCAGAAAGTCCACGTGGACTCTATGCTGGACGCCATTGCCAACAACTGTCCCGACATCGAAAGACTGGAGATCGGTTGGGACAGCGAAACGCTCCGTTTCAGCGATCGCAGCAGCAAGGCCATCGATACAGTTCGAGTCAAGTGCCTCCACTTGCGATGTCTGGTCCTCTGTGACGGAAAGTACTTTGAGCTGGTCAAGTCCAACTTTGACCGAGCTGACCGTCATACTCTCGTTCGCTCGACGACCAACTGCAGGGTGTCCATTGTGTACCTCCTGTCCTGCTTTAGGGATCTCGTATTCAATTAGCTCTCGCCTCGTATTGTCCGACCCGTAGTGTTTCTCATTCTGCTGTGATAAATGCGCCTCACAAAGGGCACATGGGGCACTTGAGGTTGGACGTGCCACGTGCCTTGGACCGCAAGAGTTTGACCCGGCTCCTGTAAGCCTTGATTCTGTAAACTTCCCGTCCTTGCGGTCAGATGTCTCTGAAGTCCCACTCCGGATTCAATTTAGCGTCTAATCTATGTCAATAAAAACTTCATGTCTGTTGTATTCTCCCAAGATGTTGTCCTTTATGTGATACGCGGAATGTATGGTTCCCGCCTGGCAATATTGTTGATCTACGAATAAGACGGCTTGCAAAACTTGTAGCGCAACCTATTATACGCCTGTGGGAATCATGGGAAATACGTTCCCTTTCGCATCCCAGTGGACACCACATATGCCTGAAACATCCCAGAAGAGTCGCCCGTATGTCTTCTGGCCGTTGCACGGACGTACACAATAGGACGCTATTCGTAGCTCGTACAGCCTTCGGACATCCCTTGGACACAGGACGCGTCAGAATAAGACTCAACCACGGCGGACTCAACTGATCCAGAAACTGATTTATCCAATGATTGTGCGTAGACATGTAGTGTTGATGGAATCAGAGAGTCGAACCAAACATCGAGCCTGAACCGAAAATCGCTATTTTTAGCCGAACCAAAACTATtggcgccatcttggagctgaaccggaactaaaccgctAAAGAAATTTCGGTAACCGGTTCACACCTACTCAAATTACCGACTGTGGGAGAAATTGAAATTATGCTACATAGAGTGTGACTGATGTATGTGAACGACTTTCATATGCCACACTTTAAGAAGAAAGGAGTAGTAGCATCACAAAAGGGCGTCGCAAAAGGACTAAATTTACTATGCGTGAGCAAATTAGTCCAtttggggactaaatgaatTGCCACAACCATTAGGCCCTTTCTGGACTAAATGCACGGGGCTAAATGAGTGTCATAGAATGGGTACTGCATTTCACGCCTTGTCTTCATGGTCCTTATGTACATAATCCATgagcatgaatgaaaatactttgaattaaaccgtgaAATATATAGAGAGTAAGATAAAACCTTGTGATATGCACAAGACACAATTTGCCAAGGAATACTCTGTGGGGAAACAGCACAAGAAAGATGAAGGGTCTCGTCGACGTCCACGGAAGGCACAAACGgtacaaaaatccaacactgaTCATTAAAtaagttgaaaacttcagtgttggatttttgtaccgtctgtgtgtgtgtggcgggggggggggggagaaaagaaaaggaaaacgtaATTATGTAGCCTTGTTCCGTCAAATTCAaaaagagcacatatttacgtagactgttgcattcagagAACCATTTACGAAGTTTAATAACTATTTGGTGCCCTAGTAAATTTCAGGGCCAGGGAACTAAAATGGAGAGTAGTTGCAATCTAGGGAACTATGTTGAAGCTACAATTACTCCCTTGTTTATTTTCCCCCCTTAGTTCTCTCTTTCTCACTCTGTTAATTCACAGGTGATGGTGGTTACTGATTTTGAGCAGACGGTGGTGGTCTTTGCCATTGGTTGGTTCGTGAGCAGAGCTTCACCGTTTAGTGTACGCTCTCTGCGATGTGCTGCGAAGCAGGGCGTACGCTTTTCACTTACAATTAAAATATACGCAATGTGCCAAATAATGGTACGACCCCTGTTCTCAACTTCTCAGATGAAATTCTAACTGGCAGCTTACTCTGATCATGGTAGCAAGAGAACATCCGATTTCATTGTGCATTCCTCGTCTTCCGCGTTAaggggacggtctcgtaccccctgcccctctcataaagtgtaccattcgattgcccctttgttgaaaatagaaTACTgagaatttacccgacaaaacacgtcacagttattaaataaccgaattaaattgacaaagattgcagagcacgccgcgatctgtgttggcaacaataggAACGGCTACgccgccctgcgggtaagtccgtgataggatgcagaaatcgtctgcttttgcgcgcgcgcTAGTGCACCCGCGTGGGCAGACGACGTTCAGAAGTGACTggggaccgcggcaactctcgtacattttctttcagttctcaggcgaaaaacgcacattctaatAAGTGGCCCACATGATGGTTTAGAAAAACTATGTTAGTCCTCAGAGCAGCAGTCCTCGGACCGATAACGTTTTCGGTTCGACTTTCTCGATGTGGTGTTGCTTTACGGGTTATGCATAACAGTTTCAACCATAACGGTTTATGCATGACAAATTGCGGtgttcaattaaaaaaaaaaattcggttTATCGCGACTGACAATGGACCGAAGTGCTTGTAAGCGGCGGTAAAAGTtcgtctaagaaaaattccgcgGACCCCATAATTTTCAGGTGGGTAGATCTTTTGACAAGTTTTCGTGGCACGTTCGGTAAAATAGCCCGTAACCAAAACCTTCAGCTCAAAATCATCAAGGACCGGCAGCATGACGGAGTGAACACAAGCATTCGATCGTTGGTGATAGCGCCAATGCCATGCTGAGGACTGGCAGGTTTGAACCCCACTACTGGCAGCCTTTTGACACGGTTCAGCTCCCCCtgaagaagtcggcccaggacgcaaatcCCCcctcctccttcctgctgtgccCTCTGCACATCTGAGGCATGCCTCATAGCCACAGGTGCTTTGCGgtgctaaaaaaaagaaaaaaagttcaGGTATATTTTAAGACCCATTTCTGAGTCAGTTACCAGCAATGCAGAATGAAGCATACAGCAACTGAAAAAGGAGTCATCTTTATTTTGCCACTATGTAatgtcaaccctcgatttatgaatggTATAGGAATTTACAGATGGTACAGATGTTCCTGAAAAAATCGTTCATATGTCGAGGGGagtcataaatcgagggttcactGTTTTGCAATAATAAATTCAGAATACATTAGGTATCTGTTTCAACAACGAGCTCTGTCCAAAAGACGGTTTACAACCGTTGCTTTGCGAGGCCCTTCTCGTACAGCAGTGTGGTTCACAAAGCTGGGCAAACACGAACAATGTGCGCTAATATATGTGATATATAGAGGGCATTTTTCAAAATATATCCTCTTTTAATACTACATATATACATAATTTTGCAATAAAGCTACGAGAGTTACCAAGATATAGTTTTGGCAAGTTGGTTATATGCGGCCAAGCAGACGTCTTGTCAGAAAGTGTAACTACTGGGGCAACTAATTTCCTAATATTCATTAAACTTATTAATTACAAGTCTTCGGGGggaaatgcgagacagcagatTTGGAGCCAGCCCTTATTGAAATCATcctctttttttaaattatatCCTGAAACCAGCacatactttgagatataatTAAATCactaaattttgctatgcaaatgagccgacaCTGAAATCGCACACTTCTCGAGCGTGCGAAAGGGCGTTCGCGTCGGATCGAGCTGACTGGGGCCATATTTTctccaaaaagtaattgacCTCAATGACTTATTTACTTATTTGAAAATACGGTTGGCCTCAGAACAGAGGCCGTTACAGGAGATGGCACAAAATACACAAACAGTCACACTATGGCAGTACTCAAAAATATGACAACATGGAAAGCCCTCGCGCTTCAAAACAAGGTATCCAATAATCTACTAAATTCCGCAAGGGACAACGCGGAGACACAATCCTCGCGCAGAGTATTCCGCTCATTTATTACCCTCAGGAAAAATGAGTATCTAAAGGCATTAAAGTATTTCGAATGTTTGTGCCCGGAAGGAGGTGAAACTGCCTTTACTTATGTAGGACGCAGGATGGAGTTTTAAGTGGCCGTTgagtaggagaaaaaaaaaaaaaacttcagccTCTATTTTTCTAAGTTTATTCAAAGGACAGAGTTCTGCTAATTTACATAAATAAGAAGGTGAGTCGGTACGCCTGTATCTGTTATAATTTATAGCAGATACAGGCGTACCGACTCACCTTCTTATAACTTATAAATGAACCGTACTGCCTGCCTTGGGCCTTTTCAAGCTTATTTATATTCGACGAAGTAATAGGGTCCCAGACCTCGCATGCATATTCTAAAACTTTGTGTCTCGTCTGTCATTGGTCATCACAAGCCTTCTTCAcataacgaccaatgacagacagagacacaaagtaatcgtgGTAGATTACTTTGACAAGAATAGGGAATAAATGCTGTTCCATTGGCCAGACAGACCGCTTTCCGGCTCAGATCAGCCTAAAGGCACGTAGTACCCCGGatcgagaagtgcgtagttctggtttcaccttatttgcatatcaaaatttgaTGCTTCACATCCGAaatcgtttcaggatttttaaaaagGACGGTGGGTTCAAATAACCActgcctccaattctgctgtctcacaTTTCTCCGAAgacatctaattaaaaagttaattaatgaattttagggaaTTAGTCGTCCAGCAGTTACGTGCACTTTCCCACAGGTTGCGGGCTAGCTGCATAACCCACGTGCAAAAAAGGCATTAATACTGCTCTCACACAATTTAAAAAAACATataaacatataaaaa includes these proteins:
- the LOC135377372 gene encoding F-box/LRR-repeat protein 12-like; protein product: MWAVTQDVSSAAIANLKDTHGGSFHSRVTATIDKLPDKVLLLIFSYLPQREIGRLARVCRKWRMVSADSRLWSHVSLRPEVSGLHVSSIEKLLALISVRFGPSLRYIELPIELITHTVLHELGNKCPNLTHMLLDFSTAMQLHDFNDLHTFPTKLRVMCICLSEVIFMEGFMRKIYNFINGIEVLHLIGTYEKVEEEEEEIYEVINIHKLKSAVPNLRCVNMYGIAFVDDSHVEAFSSNCIQLECLCLNFCTKVTGSTLKLLFQRCKKLRTLLMQQTGLKAEHLMALDWENTGLQELDITATELPTECLSDLLARLPGLRYLSAGQQDGFNDQVLKDWMEKGNVKNLMALDLDRNENLSEEALLKLIRLQGNCLQGLVLSGIPHLGEQFWATSIPMLKSIRILVAGMSTGCCKKIHQKVHVDSMLDAIANNCPDIERLEIGWDSETLRFSDRSSKAIDTVRVKCLHLRCLVLCDGKYFELVKSNFDRADRHTLVRSTTNCRVSIVYLLSCFRDLVFN